In Coregonus clupeaformis isolate EN_2021a unplaced genomic scaffold, ASM2061545v1 scaf1051, whole genome shotgun sequence, one genomic interval encodes:
- the LOC121558155 gene encoding protein argonaute-3 isoform X1, with translation MEIGTTGAVGAQPLFTVPRRPGYGTMGKPIKLLANCFQVDIPKIDVYLYEVDIKPEKCPRRVNREVVDSMVQHFKVTIFGDRRPVYDGKRSLYTANPLPVATAGVDLDVTLPGEGGKDRPFKVSIKFVSLVSWHMLHEVLTGRSMPEPLELDKPISTNPVHAVDVVLRHLPSMKYTPVGRSFFSAPEGYDHPLGGGREVWFGFHQSVRPAMWKMMLNIDVSATAFYKAQPVIQFMCEVLDIHNIDEQPRPLTDSHRVKFTKEIKGLKVEVTHCGTMRRKYRVCNVTRRPASHQTFPLQLENGQTVERTVAQYFREKYSLQLKYPHLPCLQVGQEQKHTYLPLEVCNIVAGQRCIKKLTDNQTSTMIKATARSAPDRQEEISRLVRSANYEADPFVQEFQFKVRDEMAHVTGRVLPAPMLQYGGRVSTEHFMNRTVATPSHGVWDMRGKQFHTGVEIKMWAIACFATQRQCREEILKGFTDQLRKISKDAGMPIQGQPCFCKYAQGADSVEPMFRHLKNTYSGLQLIIVILPGKTPVYAEVKRVGDTLLGMATQCVQVKNVVKTSPQTLSNLCLKINVKLGGINNILVPHQRPSVFQQPIIFLGADVTHPPAGDGKKPSIAAVVGSMDAHPSRYCATVRVQRPRQEVIQDLASMVRELLIQFYKSTRYKPTRIIFYRDGVSEGQFRQVLYYELLAIREACIGLEKEYQPGITYIVVQKRHHTRLFCADRNERVGRSGNIPAGTTVDTDITHPYEFDFYLCSHAGIQGTSRPSHYHVLWDDNCFTADEFQLLTYQLCHTYVRCTRSVSIPAPAYYAHLVAFRARYHLVDKEHDSAEGSHVSGQSNGRDPQALAKAVQIHHDTLRTMYFA, from the exons gAGCCGTTGGAGCCCAGCCCCTGTTCACCGTGCCGCGGCGGCCTGGCTATGGCACCATGGGGAAGCCCATCAAGCTGCTGGCCAACTGCTTCCAGGTGGACATCCCCAAGATAGACGTCTACCTCTATGAGGTGGACATCAAGCCCGAGAAGTGCCCGCGCCGTGTCAACAG GGAGGTGGTGGACTCCATGGTGCAGCACTTCAAGGTTACCATCTTTGGGGATCGCCGGCCAGTCTACGATGGGAAGAGGAGCTTGTACACAGCCAACCCGCTGCCTGTGGCAACCGCAGGG GTGGATCTGGACGTCACTCTACCGGGCGAGGGGGGCAAGGACCGGCCCTTTAAGGTCTCAATCAAGTTTGTGTCCCTGGTGAGCTGGCACATGCTGCACGAGGTGCTAACCGGCCGCAGCATGCCTGAGCCCCTGGAGCTGGACAAGCCCATCAGCACCAACCCAGTACACGCTGTGGACGTGGTGCTGCGACACCTGCCCTCCATGAA gTACACTCCGGTGGGTCGCTCTTTCTTCTCAGCCCCAGAGGGATATGACcatcccctgggaggggggagagaggtgtggtTTGGTTTCCACCAGTCTGTACGCCCCGCCATGTGGAAGATGATGCTCAATATTGACG TGTCTGCCACGGCCTTCTACAAAGCCCAGCCAGTGATCCAGTTCATGTGTGAGGTCCTGGACATCCACAACATAGACGAGCAGCCCCGACCTCTCACAGACTCCCACCGGGTCAAGTTCACCAAAGAAATCAAAG GTCTGAAGGTGGAGGTGACACACTGTGGAACCATGCGGAGGAAATACCGCGTTTGCAACGTGACCCGCCGGCCCGCCAGCCATCAAAC GTTCCCTCTGCAGTTGGAGAATGGTCAAACGGTGGAGCGCACGGTGGCCCAGTACTTCAGAGAGAAGTACAGCCTGCAGCTCAAATATCCCCACCTGCCCTGCCTCCAGGTGGGCCAGGAGCAGAAGCACACCTACCTGCCCCTGGAG GTGTGTAACATAGTAGCAGGGCAGCGCTGCATCAAGAAACTGACAGATAATCAGACGTCCACTATGATCAAAGCCACGGCTCGCTCTGCAcctgacagacaggaggagatCAGCCGGCTG GTGCGCAGTGCCAACTACGAGGCGGACCCCTTTGTGCAGGAGTTCCAGTTCAAGGTGCGCGACGAGATGGCCCACGTGACGGGGCGCGTGCTGCCCGCTCCCATGCTGCAATACGGCGGCAGGGTGAGCACAGAGCACTTTATG AACCGGACGGTGGCCACCCCAAGTCATGGCGTGTGGGACATGAGGGGCAAACAGTTCCACACGGGAGTGGAGATCAAGATGTGGGCCATCGCCTGCTTCGCCACACAGAGGCAGTGTCGCGAGGAGATCCTCAA GGGTTTCACAGACCAGCTGCGTAAGATCTCCAAGGATGCTGGGATGCCCATCCAGGGCCAGCCGTGTTTCTGTAAATACGCCCAGGGAGCCGACAGTGTGGAGCCCATGTTCAGGCACCTGAAGAACACCTACTCTGGACTGCAGCTAATCATCGTCATCCTGCCTGGAAAGACCCCCGTCTACG CGGAGGTGAAGAGGGTGGGAGATACTCTCCTAGGAATGGCCACTCAGTGTGTCCAGGTGAAGAACGTGGTGAAGACGTCCCCCCAGACCCTCTCCAACCTCTGCCTCAAGATCAATGTCAAGCTGGGGGGCATCAACAATATCCTGGTGCCTCACCAACG ACCCTCAGTATTCCAGCAGCCTATCATCTTCCTGGGGGCGGATGTTACACACCCCCCTGCTGGAGACGGGAAGAAGCCTTCCATCGCTGCA gTGGTAGGCAGTATGGATGCCCACCCCAGCAGGTACTGTGCCACAGTGAGGGTCCAGAGGCCCAGGCAGGAGGTGATCCAGGATCTGGCCTCTATGGTCCGAGAACTGCTGATCCAGTTCTACAAGTCGACCCGCTACAAGCCCACCAGGATCATCTTCTACAGGGACGGAGTGTCAGAGGGCCAGTTTAGACAG GTGCTGTACTACGAGCTGCTGGCCATCCGCGAGGCCTGCATTGGCCTAGAGAAGGAGTACCAGCCCGGCATCACCTACATCGTGGTCCAGAAACGCCACCACACCCGCCTCTTCTGTGCCGACCGCAATGAAAGG gttggacgtaGTGGAAACATTCCTGCTGGCACCACGGTGGACACGGACATCACGCACCCCTACGAGTTTGACTTTTACCTCTGCAGTCACGCTGGAATACAG GGCACCAGTCGGCCCTCCCATTACCACGTCCTGTGGGACGACAACTGCTTCACGGCCGATGAGTTCCAGCTGCTCACCTACCAGCTCTGCCACACCTACGTGCGCTGTACCCGCTCCGTCTCCATCCCTGCGCCAGCCTACTATGCCCACCTGGTGGCCTTCCGTGCCCGCTACCATCTGGTGGACAAGGAACACGACAG
- the LOC121558155 gene encoding protein argonaute-3 isoform X2 — MEIGTTGAVGAQPLFTVPRRPGYGTMGKPIKLLANCFQVDIPKIDVYLYEVDIKPEKCPRRVNREVVDSMVQHFKVTIFGDRRPVYDGKRSLYTANPLPVATAGVDLDVTLPGEGGKDRPFKVSIKFVSLVSWHMLHEVLTGRSMPEPLELDKPISTNPVHAVDVVLRHLPSMKYTPVGRSFFSAPEGYDHPLGGGREVWFGFHQSVRPAMWKMMLNIDVSATAFYKAQPVIQFMCEVLDIHNIDEQPRPLTDSHRVKFTKEIKGLKVEVTHCGTMRRKYRVCNVTRRPASHQTFPLQLENGQTVERTVAQYFREKYSLQLKYPHLPCLQVGQEQKHTYLPLEVCNIVAGQRCIKKLTDNQTSTMIKATARSAPDRQEEISRLVRSANYEADPFVQEFQFKVRDEMAHVTGRVLPAPMLQYGGRNRTVATPSHGVWDMRGKQFHTGVEIKMWAIACFATQRQCREEILKGFTDQLRKISKDAGMPIQGQPCFCKYAQGADSVEPMFRHLKNTYSGLQLIIVILPGKTPVYAEVKRVGDTLLGMATQCVQVKNVVKTSPQTLSNLCLKINVKLGGINNILVPHQRPSVFQQPIIFLGADVTHPPAGDGKKPSIAAVVGSMDAHPSRYCATVRVQRPRQEVIQDLASMVRELLIQFYKSTRYKPTRIIFYRDGVSEGQFRQVLYYELLAIREACIGLEKEYQPGITYIVVQKRHHTRLFCADRNERVGRSGNIPAGTTVDTDITHPYEFDFYLCSHAGIQGTSRPSHYHVLWDDNCFTADEFQLLTYQLCHTYVRCTRSVSIPAPAYYAHLVAFRARYHLVDKEHDSAEGSHVSGQSNGRDPQALAKAVQIHHDTLRTMYFA, encoded by the exons gAGCCGTTGGAGCCCAGCCCCTGTTCACCGTGCCGCGGCGGCCTGGCTATGGCACCATGGGGAAGCCCATCAAGCTGCTGGCCAACTGCTTCCAGGTGGACATCCCCAAGATAGACGTCTACCTCTATGAGGTGGACATCAAGCCCGAGAAGTGCCCGCGCCGTGTCAACAG GGAGGTGGTGGACTCCATGGTGCAGCACTTCAAGGTTACCATCTTTGGGGATCGCCGGCCAGTCTACGATGGGAAGAGGAGCTTGTACACAGCCAACCCGCTGCCTGTGGCAACCGCAGGG GTGGATCTGGACGTCACTCTACCGGGCGAGGGGGGCAAGGACCGGCCCTTTAAGGTCTCAATCAAGTTTGTGTCCCTGGTGAGCTGGCACATGCTGCACGAGGTGCTAACCGGCCGCAGCATGCCTGAGCCCCTGGAGCTGGACAAGCCCATCAGCACCAACCCAGTACACGCTGTGGACGTGGTGCTGCGACACCTGCCCTCCATGAA gTACACTCCGGTGGGTCGCTCTTTCTTCTCAGCCCCAGAGGGATATGACcatcccctgggaggggggagagaggtgtggtTTGGTTTCCACCAGTCTGTACGCCCCGCCATGTGGAAGATGATGCTCAATATTGACG TGTCTGCCACGGCCTTCTACAAAGCCCAGCCAGTGATCCAGTTCATGTGTGAGGTCCTGGACATCCACAACATAGACGAGCAGCCCCGACCTCTCACAGACTCCCACCGGGTCAAGTTCACCAAAGAAATCAAAG GTCTGAAGGTGGAGGTGACACACTGTGGAACCATGCGGAGGAAATACCGCGTTTGCAACGTGACCCGCCGGCCCGCCAGCCATCAAAC GTTCCCTCTGCAGTTGGAGAATGGTCAAACGGTGGAGCGCACGGTGGCCCAGTACTTCAGAGAGAAGTACAGCCTGCAGCTCAAATATCCCCACCTGCCCTGCCTCCAGGTGGGCCAGGAGCAGAAGCACACCTACCTGCCCCTGGAG GTGTGTAACATAGTAGCAGGGCAGCGCTGCATCAAGAAACTGACAGATAATCAGACGTCCACTATGATCAAAGCCACGGCTCGCTCTGCAcctgacagacaggaggagatCAGCCGGCTG GTGCGCAGTGCCAACTACGAGGCGGACCCCTTTGTGCAGGAGTTCCAGTTCAAGGTGCGCGACGAGATGGCCCACGTGACGGGGCGCGTGCTGCCCGCTCCCATGCTGCAATACGGCGGCAGG AACCGGACGGTGGCCACCCCAAGTCATGGCGTGTGGGACATGAGGGGCAAACAGTTCCACACGGGAGTGGAGATCAAGATGTGGGCCATCGCCTGCTTCGCCACACAGAGGCAGTGTCGCGAGGAGATCCTCAA GGGTTTCACAGACCAGCTGCGTAAGATCTCCAAGGATGCTGGGATGCCCATCCAGGGCCAGCCGTGTTTCTGTAAATACGCCCAGGGAGCCGACAGTGTGGAGCCCATGTTCAGGCACCTGAAGAACACCTACTCTGGACTGCAGCTAATCATCGTCATCCTGCCTGGAAAGACCCCCGTCTACG CGGAGGTGAAGAGGGTGGGAGATACTCTCCTAGGAATGGCCACTCAGTGTGTCCAGGTGAAGAACGTGGTGAAGACGTCCCCCCAGACCCTCTCCAACCTCTGCCTCAAGATCAATGTCAAGCTGGGGGGCATCAACAATATCCTGGTGCCTCACCAACG ACCCTCAGTATTCCAGCAGCCTATCATCTTCCTGGGGGCGGATGTTACACACCCCCCTGCTGGAGACGGGAAGAAGCCTTCCATCGCTGCA gTGGTAGGCAGTATGGATGCCCACCCCAGCAGGTACTGTGCCACAGTGAGGGTCCAGAGGCCCAGGCAGGAGGTGATCCAGGATCTGGCCTCTATGGTCCGAGAACTGCTGATCCAGTTCTACAAGTCGACCCGCTACAAGCCCACCAGGATCATCTTCTACAGGGACGGAGTGTCAGAGGGCCAGTTTAGACAG GTGCTGTACTACGAGCTGCTGGCCATCCGCGAGGCCTGCATTGGCCTAGAGAAGGAGTACCAGCCCGGCATCACCTACATCGTGGTCCAGAAACGCCACCACACCCGCCTCTTCTGTGCCGACCGCAATGAAAGG gttggacgtaGTGGAAACATTCCTGCTGGCACCACGGTGGACACGGACATCACGCACCCCTACGAGTTTGACTTTTACCTCTGCAGTCACGCTGGAATACAG GGCACCAGTCGGCCCTCCCATTACCACGTCCTGTGGGACGACAACTGCTTCACGGCCGATGAGTTCCAGCTGCTCACCTACCAGCTCTGCCACACCTACGTGCGCTGTACCCGCTCCGTCTCCATCCCTGCGCCAGCCTACTATGCCCACCTGGTGGCCTTCCGTGCCCGCTACCATCTGGTGGACAAGGAACACGACAG